One Pyrus communis chromosome 13, drPyrComm1.1, whole genome shotgun sequence genomic window carries:
- the LOC137713900 gene encoding protein NRT1/ PTR FAMILY 4.6-like, producing the protein MDEARHSDIWVGYVDWRNRPAKQGCHGGMIAASFVLAVEILENLAFLANASNLVLYLSKFMHFTPSTSANIVTDFMGTAFLLALLGGFLADAFFTTYYIFLISAAIEFMGLLILTIQAQIPSLKPPPCVSVSTKSPCQEVHGARTAMLFAGLYLVALGVGGIKGSLPPHGAEQFDETTQQGRKQRSAFFNYYVFCLSCGALVATTFVVWIEDNKGWQWGLGISTATILISIPLFLLGSPKYRTKIPAGSPITTIFKVLAAAIWNACKARKPSNTVTNMPVTPSCMNEPIEGDEQTCQTPTESLKFLNLAVTTRPVHPMLQCTVKQVEEVKIVLRILPILMSTIMLNCCLAQLSTFSVQQAATMNTNLGSLKVPPASLPVFPVLFIMILAPIYNHAILPFTRKLTNTEMGITHLQRIGTGLVFSIIAMAVAALVEIKRKKVATKHGLLESTEPLPITFLWVALQYLFLGSADLFTLAGMMEFFFTEAPMSMRSLATALSWTSLAIGYYLSSVLVSIVNGITGAYRHTPWLVGNNLNHYHLERFYWLTCVLSGLNFLYYLLWASRYEYRSMGSEDHSEENQNQILKN; encoded by the exons ATG GATGAGGCGCGGCATTCGGACATATGGGTAGGCTACGTAGATTGGAGGAACCGACCTGCCAAACAAGGCTGTCATGGCGGCATGATTGCTGCTTCCTTCGTCTTAG CGGTGGAGATACTGGAGAACCTTGCTTTCCTGGCCAATGCAAGCAACCTTGTGCTTTATCTTTCTAAATTCATgcattttactccatccacttCCGCCAACATTGTAACTGATTTCATGGGCACGGCCTTCCTCCTTGCTCTCCTTGGCGGCTTTCTAGCCGACGCTTTTTTCACCACCTATTACATCTTTTTGATAAGTGCTGCTATAGAATTCATG GGCCTACTGATTCTCACAATCCAAGCTCAGATACCATCACTAAAACCACCACCCTGCGTTTCAGTGAGCACCAAAAGTCCATGCCAAGAAGTTCATGGCGCAAGAACAGCGATGTTATTTGCAGGCCTCTATCTGGTGGCGCTCGGAGTTGGAGGAATAAAAGGCTCTCTTCCACCGCACGGGGCTGAGCAGTTTGACGAGACAACACAACAAGGCAGGAAGCAGAGATCTGCATTCTTCAACTACTACGTTTTCTGTCTCTCTTGTGGCGCTCTTGTTGCTACTACTTTCGTGGTGTGGATCGAAGACAACAAGGGCTGGCAATGGGGTTTAGGGATTTCCACCGCAACAATACTCATCTCCATACCACTCTTCCTCCTTGGATCTCCAAAATACAGGACTAAAATTCCTGCAGGAAGTCCAATTACAACCATTTTCAAG GTTCTAGCTGCAGCAATTTGGAATGCCTGCAAAGCTAGAAAACCGAGCAACACTGTCACGAACATGCCTGTTACCCCATCTTGTATGAATGAACCTATTGAGGGAGACGAGCAGACGTGTCAAACTCCAACCGAAAGCCTCAAGTTCCTTAACTTAGCAGTGACTACTAGGCCTGTCCATCCAATGCTGCAATGTACTGTAAAGCAAGTTGAAGAGGTTAAAATAGTGCTAAGAATTCTCCCTATACTAATGTCTACAATAATGTTAAACTGCTGCCTTGCTCAACTCTCCACTTTCTCGGTGCAACAAGCTGCCACGATGAATACTAATCTCGGATCCTTGAAGGTTCCACCCGCTTCTCTCCCGGTCTTCCCTGTCCTCTTCATCATGATTCTTGCCCCCATATACAACCACGCAATCCTCCCATTTACGAGAAAATTAACCAACACTGAAATGGGGATCACTCATTTACAAAGAATTGGAACTGGACTAGTATTTTCAATCATTGCCATGGCGGTGGCTGCTCTGGTGGAAATCAAGAGGAAGAAAGTCGCAACTAAACACGGGCTACTAGAATCCACCGAACCTCTGCCCATCACATTCCTATGGGTGGCTTTGCAGTACTTGTTTCTCGGCTCCGCGGATCTTTTCACATTGGCTGGCATGATGGAGTTTTTCTTCACAGAAGCTCCAATGAGCATGAGATCATTGGCCACGGCACTCTCTTGGACCTCACTCGCCATTGGATACTACCTCAGCTCCGTGCTCGTGTCCATAGTCAACGGCATCACGGGCGCATATAGGCACACACCATGGCTAGTTGGCAACAACTTGAATCATTATCACCTTGAGAGGTTCTACTGGTTGACGTGTGTCTTAAGTGGACTCAACTTTCTGTACTATCTCTTATGGGCGAGCCGCTACGAATACAGATCAATGGGGTCTGAAGATCACTCGGaggaaaatcaaaatcaaatcctcAAGAATTAA